The Aureispira anguillae genome contains a region encoding:
- a CDS encoding sugar MFS transporter, protein MAGQVPSNPILDDQSGVQGDSKNYKSAFALLTSLFFMWGFITVVNDPLISAFKKIFELKAFHASLVQSAFFIAFFVVSLVYFLISSTSGEDPINKIGYKKGMSFSLGVCSLGCFAFYPSALAESYPMFLMSLFILASGITLLQICANPYAAIMGSSETASSRLNLAQGFNSLGTTIAPLAASLLIFKVFTNGSEPTLSAISSTYLITGSLFLILAIIVWMADMPAYTNAEKVEGGLGVLKFSQLKWGIGAIFFYVGGEVAIGSWLMPFMEDVFGFEPTKAGAYLAFYWGGAMIGRLLGAVSFNDEIPSNKKYPLMAIISIGVFGFIYLVTGLKLLDDGTISFIGLELTEVAFYLLFLAFNYIGFFLGKSNAARTLSIFCIVVITLLLLGVFGGTGTVALWALLSIGLFNSIMWSNIFTLAIKDLGVYTSQGSSLLVMAIVGGAFMPLLQGAMIDLVGVQMSFLTPIICYAYILFYGLVGHRTSS, encoded by the coding sequence ATGGCAGGTCAAGTTCCCAGTAATCCAATTTTAGATGATCAATCAGGTGTACAAGGTGATTCAAAAAATTATAAAAGTGCCTTTGCTCTATTAACGTCCCTGTTTTTTATGTGGGGATTTATTACCGTTGTTAATGATCCTTTGATTTCTGCATTTAAAAAAATATTTGAGCTCAAAGCCTTTCATGCTAGTTTGGTGCAGTCTGCTTTTTTTATTGCTTTTTTTGTAGTCTCTCTCGTTTATTTTTTGATTTCTTCAACGAGTGGCGAAGATCCTATTAATAAAATAGGCTACAAAAAAGGAATGTCTTTTAGTTTGGGCGTTTGTAGTTTAGGTTGTTTTGCTTTTTATCCTTCTGCCTTGGCAGAATCTTACCCTATGTTTTTAATGTCTTTATTTATTCTGGCATCGGGCATTACCTTACTACAGATTTGTGCCAACCCTTATGCAGCTATTATGGGGAGCAGTGAGACAGCGTCTAGTCGCTTGAATTTAGCGCAGGGATTTAATTCTTTGGGAACAACTATTGCTCCTTTGGCAGCTTCTTTGTTAATCTTTAAGGTTTTTACAAACGGTTCAGAACCTACTTTGAGCGCAATTTCATCTACTTACTTAATTACAGGCTCCTTGTTTTTAATTTTGGCCATTATTGTTTGGATGGCAGATATGCCAGCGTATACCAATGCCGAAAAGGTAGAAGGAGGTTTGGGAGTATTAAAATTCTCTCAACTCAAATGGGGGATTGGAGCCATCTTTTTTTATGTAGGAGGAGAAGTGGCCATAGGAAGCTGGTTAATGCCTTTTATGGAAGATGTATTTGGTTTTGAACCCACCAAAGCAGGAGCTTATTTGGCTTTTTATTGGGGGGGAGCTATGATTGGGCGTTTGTTGGGCGCAGTATCGTTTAATGATGAAATCCCAAGCAATAAAAAATACCCTTTAATGGCAATTATTTCTATTGGCGTATTTGGATTTATTTACTTGGTAACAGGCTTAAAATTATTGGATGATGGAACAATCAGCTTTATTGGTTTAGAGCTGACGGAAGTTGCTTTTTACCTGTTGTTTTTAGCGTTTAACTATATTGGATTTTTCTTAGGAAAATCCAATGCTGCACGAACGTTAAGTATTTTTTGTATCGTCGTAATTACGTTGTTATTACTGGGAGTTTTTGGAGGGACTGGAACAGTTGCTTTGTGGGCCTTACTCAGTATCGGATTATTTAATTCTATTATGTGGTCTAATATATTTACGCTAGCGATTAAAGATTTAGGGGTATATACCAGTCAAGGTTCTTCTTTGTTGGTAATGGCAATTGTTGGAGGAGCATTTATGCCACTGTTGCAGGGAGCAATGATTGATCTTGTTGGGGTACAAATGTCTTTTTTAACGCCGATCATCTGCTATGCCTATATCTTGTTTTATGGCTTGGTGGGGCATCGGACAAGCTCTTAA
- a CDS encoding adenylate/guanylate cyclase domain-containing protein, which produces MDNNFKIAHRGFLFIDLQASMEQVDRLGLIPYSQFITYCFELLEELRVDFPLIETHQYAGDGVIFTWEAPNTTGQAIRFFQEYLNMLEQHRGFLEKTFNIFPYFSAAINLGDVVINHLNGFRVFYGNVINSTARLQGLCKHYDQQLILSEAVHLACPELKLDYLNRVYLKGLSTAMEIYGLPNAN; this is translated from the coding sequence ATGGATAATAATTTTAAAATAGCGCATAGAGGTTTCCTTTTTATCGACCTTCAAGCCTCAATGGAACAAGTTGACCGCCTAGGGCTGATTCCCTATAGTCAATTTATTACTTATTGTTTTGAACTGCTAGAAGAACTTCGAGTAGATTTTCCGCTAATAGAAACGCATCAATATGCTGGCGATGGTGTTATTTTTACATGGGAAGCGCCCAATACCACAGGTCAGGCAATTCGTTTTTTTCAGGAATACCTTAACATGTTGGAACAGCATCGGGGATTTTTAGAAAAGACGTTTAACATCTTTCCCTACTTTTCGGCAGCCATTAATTTAGGCGACGTTGTGATCAATCATCTCAATGGCTTTCGTGTATTTTATGGCAACGTTATCAATAGTACTGCTAGATTGCAAGGGCTATGCAAGCATTATGATCAACAGTTGATTCTTAGCGAAGCGGTGCATTTAGCTTGCCCTGAATTAAAATTAGATTACCTCAACCGAGTTTATCTAAAAGGCTTAAGTACAGCCATGGAGATTTATGGTTTGCCTAATGCAAATTAA
- a CDS encoding phosphoglycerate kinase, whose amino-acid sequence MYLENIELKGKKVLVRVDFNVPLNKEYKVTDDTRIRSALPTIEYILKQGAAVVLMSHLGRPQKKTKEDGTVDKERFTLNHTVACLSKLLGQPVAFAGDTIGKVAKDAVEALNMGEVLILENTRFYQEEKKGDQEFARQLADLADVYINDAFGTAHRAHASTCTVAQFFDKAHRGFGFLIKKELESAQKLTNNPARPFTAIVGGAKVSDKILLLEKLVDSVDHIIIGGGMAYTLIKAQGGTVGSSLLEEDKLEVARALLAKAAEKGVEILLPEDSVVADAFDNNAKTQIIASKAIPEGWMGLDIGNQAIEKFAAVVTNSKSLVWNGPMGVFEMSSFANGTAQIAEAVVEATQKGAFSLIGGGDSVAAINKAGKADQVSFVSTGGGAMLKLLEGGVLPGVAAITDELTVE is encoded by the coding sequence ATGTATTTAGAAAATATTGAGTTGAAAGGTAAAAAAGTATTGGTACGAGTAGATTTTAATGTACCATTAAACAAAGAGTATAAAGTAACAGATGATACTCGAATTCGTAGTGCATTGCCAACGATTGAGTATATTCTGAAACAAGGAGCGGCTGTTGTTTTAATGTCACATTTAGGACGCCCTCAAAAGAAAACCAAAGAAGATGGCACGGTGGATAAAGAGCGTTTTACTTTAAACCATACAGTAGCTTGTTTGTCAAAATTGCTAGGGCAGCCCGTTGCTTTTGCAGGCGATACAATTGGTAAAGTTGCCAAAGATGCTGTTGAAGCACTCAATATGGGAGAGGTTTTAATCTTAGAAAATACTCGTTTTTACCAAGAAGAAAAGAAAGGCGATCAAGAATTTGCTAGACAATTGGCCGATTTGGCAGATGTTTATATCAATGATGCTTTTGGAACAGCTCATAGAGCACATGCTTCAACCTGTACTGTTGCCCAATTTTTTGATAAGGCACATAGAGGTTTTGGTTTTTTAATCAAAAAAGAATTGGAGAGCGCACAAAAATTGACCAATAACCCTGCTCGTCCTTTTACGGCAATTGTTGGTGGCGCTAAAGTATCGGACAAAATTCTACTGTTGGAAAAATTAGTCGATTCTGTTGACCACATTATTATAGGTGGCGGAATGGCGTATACCTTGATTAAGGCACAAGGCGGAACGGTTGGTAGTTCTTTGTTGGAGGAAGATAAACTGGAGGTAGCTCGTGCTTTGTTGGCAAAAGCTGCTGAAAAAGGAGTGGAAATTTTGCTCCCTGAAGATTCTGTCGTAGCCGATGCCTTTGATAATAATGCCAAGACTCAAATCATAGCTAGCAAGGCTATTCCTGAAGGATGGATGGGCTTAGATATTGGGAACCAAGCAATCGAGAAATTTGCAGCAGTGGTAACCAATTCTAAAAGTTTGGTTTGGAATGGTCCAATGGGAGTGTTTGAAATGTCTAGTTTTGCTAATGGAACAGCCCAAATTGCAGAAGCTGTAGTTGAAGCAACACAAAAAGGAGCCTTTTCATTGATTGGTGGTGGTGATTCGGTAGCAGCAATTAATAAAGCTGGGAAAGCAGATCAGGTGAGTTTTGTTTCTACAGGTGGTGGTGCTATGCTCAAATTATTAGAGGGAGGCGTATTACCTGGCGTAGCTGCCATTACAGATGAATTGACTGTTGAGTAA
- a CDS encoding DUF721 domain-containing protein: MNFDIKKENQKLRYRKTNDEPVGNVVLRMLKAYGIQDKYFEARAKQLWHETMGPTISGYTQNIYVKNRKLYITISSSSLRQEISFSKEKIKNFINEGIGHDFIQAVMIW; encoded by the coding sequence ATGAACTTTGACATCAAAAAAGAAAACCAAAAACTTCGTTATCGCAAGACCAATGATGAGCCTGTTGGTAATGTAGTTTTGCGTATGTTAAAGGCTTATGGCATCCAAGACAAATATTTTGAAGCTCGTGCAAAACAATTATGGCACGAAACAATGGGTCCCACGATCAGTGGTTACACTCAAAATATTTATGTCAAAAATCGAAAGCTTTATATTACGATATCCTCTTCGTCATTGAGACAGGAAATTTCTTTTTCTAAAGAAAAAATCAAAAATTTTATCAATGAAGGAATTGGACATGATTTTATCCAAGCAGTTATGATTTGGTAA
- a CDS encoding FAD-dependent monooxygenase, translated as MNVSKIPVIIIGAGPTGLMAAAQLQRFNIPYRIIEKRKGTTAFSKALGVQARTMEIYDQMGIAEKAISLGLAVKEVQIMAKGQYVQTMPLSKAGINFTPFPYLFILEQSRNEELIHEYIQSRGGKVEWQTEMTHFEVQKNGAYVCIKKQDGSEEHIHADWVIAADGGRSPVRHALNIPFKGDTYKNVFYVVDTEVNWEKDHNSLHMNLADNNFTAFFPITDEKGTRFRLVGILPEHFYDKKDISFEDIQQNIQALQHLDLTFGKTHWFSVYRVHHRCIDNFRMGPVFFAGDAAHVHSPAGGQGMNTGLQDAYNLAWKLALVVSNKAPKTLLDSYHKERWPFANQLVNTTDRAFTSVVKKGTLINWVRLNIMPFLISRLMGISKVQQRAFRIVSQTGISYPESPIAVGAVYLSKKAPHPGDRLPFLKVYNTTTAQQESLYHRLGEQFFHAIVWLKASDKQLDAVVQDLKQYLDDRYPNLFQTHIISERAENTAVFQQLDLDQSLLFIVRPDNYIGYIGKINDQQALENYLNLILL; from the coding sequence ATGAATGTATCCAAAATTCCCGTCATCATTATTGGAGCTGGTCCCACTGGCTTGATGGCTGCCGCCCAACTACAACGATTTAATATTCCTTACCGAATTATAGAAAAAAGAAAAGGCACTACTGCTTTTTCTAAGGCACTAGGCGTACAAGCCCGAACCATGGAAATCTATGATCAAATGGGAATTGCAGAAAAGGCTATCTCATTGGGTTTAGCAGTTAAAGAAGTACAAATTATGGCAAAGGGACAATATGTACAGACGATGCCCCTATCAAAAGCTGGGATCAATTTTACTCCCTTTCCCTATTTATTCATATTAGAACAGAGCCGCAATGAAGAACTTATTCATGAATACATCCAATCTAGAGGAGGTAAGGTAGAATGGCAGACAGAAATGACTCATTTTGAGGTACAGAAAAATGGAGCTTATGTTTGCATAAAAAAACAAGATGGTAGCGAAGAGCACATTCACGCTGATTGGGTAATTGCAGCAGATGGAGGTCGTAGTCCTGTTCGGCATGCCTTAAATATCCCTTTCAAGGGAGATACCTACAAAAATGTATTTTATGTCGTGGATACAGAGGTCAACTGGGAGAAAGATCATAATAGCTTGCATATGAATTTGGCGGATAATAATTTTACCGCATTTTTTCCTATTACAGATGAAAAGGGAACTCGCTTTCGATTGGTTGGTATTTTGCCTGAGCATTTTTATGATAAAAAAGACATTAGCTTTGAAGATATTCAACAAAATATTCAAGCGTTGCAACACTTAGATTTGACCTTTGGAAAAACGCATTGGTTCTCTGTTTATCGAGTTCATCATCGCTGTATTGATAATTTTAGGATGGGTCCTGTCTTTTTTGCAGGAGATGCCGCTCATGTACACAGTCCTGCTGGCGGTCAAGGAATGAATACAGGATTACAAGATGCCTATAATTTGGCTTGGAAATTGGCTTTAGTCGTATCCAATAAAGCTCCAAAGACCTTATTAGACAGCTATCATAAAGAACGATGGCCTTTTGCCAATCAGCTTGTTAATACAACGGATCGAGCATTTACGAGTGTTGTAAAAAAAGGCACACTCATCAATTGGGTTCGTCTAAATATCATGCCCTTTTTAATCAGTCGCTTGATGGGCATTAGTAAAGTACAGCAACGTGCATTTCGCATTGTCTCACAAACTGGAATTAGTTACCCAGAGAGTCCCATTGCTGTGGGAGCTGTTTATTTGAGCAAAAAAGCTCCTCATCCTGGCGATCGCCTGCCTTTTCTTAAGGTTTATAATACAACAACCGCTCAACAAGAAAGTCTATATCATCGACTAGGCGAACAGTTTTTTCATGCGATTGTTTGGCTTAAAGCTAGCGATAAGCAATTAGACGCTGTTGTTCAAGATTTAAAACAGTACCTAGATGATCGCTATCCTAATCTATTTCAAACCCATATTATTTCAGAACGGGCAGAAAATACTGCTGTTTTCCAACAATTAGACCTAGATCAATCGCTCCTATTTATTGTTCGTCCCGATAATTACATAGGTTATATTGGAAAAATCAACGACCAACAAGCCTTGGAAAATTATTTGAATTTAATTCTACTATAA
- a CDS encoding SH3 domain-containing protein — MSKLSVFFHPNCVKNLRFSPLKLQFLPSLKKYRSINSILLLSIYLSLFFAACQNSSNETDPAPIDSTQTSNSSPAVISIQGHPISLVIITEQAIIRENPSIEATEIARLVKGDSLIFTNKISNFNTAIKLEGIAYNEPWLRVILANNKMGWVYGGCINFDARQQRQLKEKTLDQRVVTLFGQSLAKQISIYQKELQSTSTTPGFRSLYSRAQSIKDSLEHQIAIHLHASNKSQLPNFFWLNELMDGLIVHYIPEQHRYYLFRDLKRWQALSLKTTGTEDDQFIETLLASYPSDSIVFHFYGWQLPIDSTTTCSLLGSQIHSKVLEKISAALDSNSNGYFKQEIIALKQAIVDDISVSNHYWLSLESIQSELDAIIERQYPFFTTSDRVALKTRRQMIGNYTQNNIVINLFEGQAST, encoded by the coding sequence ATGAGTAAATTGAGCGTCTTTTTCCACCCTAACTGCGTTAAAAATCTTCGCTTTAGCCCGCTAAAGCTTCAGTTTTTGCCTAGTCTAAAAAAATACAGGTCAATTAATAGTATACTACTTTTGTCCATCTACTTATCCTTATTTTTTGCTGCCTGCCAAAACAGTTCTAACGAAACAGATCCAGCGCCAATAGATAGTACCCAAACTTCGAATTCTTCACCTGCTGTTATTTCGATTCAAGGTCATCCTATTTCCCTAGTTATTATAACAGAACAGGCTATTATCAGGGAAAATCCTTCAATAGAAGCAACCGAAATTGCTCGCTTAGTCAAAGGAGATAGTCTTATATTTACGAATAAAATTAGCAATTTTAATACGGCTATTAAACTAGAGGGGATTGCTTATAATGAACCTTGGTTACGAGTTATTTTAGCCAATAATAAAATGGGCTGGGTTTATGGTGGCTGTATCAATTTTGATGCAAGGCAACAGCGTCAACTAAAAGAAAAAACCTTGGATCAACGAGTCGTTACGCTATTTGGGCAATCCTTGGCAAAACAAATTTCGATCTACCAAAAAGAACTGCAATCCACCAGTACCACACCTGGTTTTCGTAGTTTGTATTCTAGAGCCCAAAGCATCAAAGATAGCCTAGAACATCAAATTGCAATCCACCTTCATGCTAGCAACAAAAGCCAGTTGCCCAATTTCTTTTGGCTCAACGAATTAATGGATGGGTTAATTGTTCATTATATTCCTGAGCAGCACCGCTATTATTTATTTAGAGATTTAAAACGTTGGCAAGCACTTAGTTTAAAAACCACTGGCACAGAAGACGATCAATTTATAGAGACTTTATTAGCAAGCTATCCTTCTGACAGTATTGTTTTTCATTTTTATGGTTGGCAATTGCCAATTGATAGCACAACCACTTGCAGTCTTTTGGGCAGCCAAATACATTCTAAGGTACTAGAAAAAATTAGTGCGGCATTAGACAGCAATAGCAATGGTTATTTTAAGCAAGAAATTATTGCGTTAAAGCAAGCAATTGTAGATGATATTTCGGTCTCTAATCATTATTGGTTATCTTTAGAATCCATTCAAAGTGAACTGGATGCCATTATTGAACGACAGTATCCTTTTTTTACCACAAGTGATAGAGTAGCGCTAAAGACACGCCGCCAAATGATTGGTAATTACACTCAAAATAACATCGTAATCAATCTCTTTGAAGGACAAGCATCAACTTAA
- a CDS encoding patatin-like phospholipase family protein, producing MAKILRLGFIMGGGVSLGTFSGAALSEAIKQQIVYGQYDTGKKDANNQPIYAPYEKVEIDVFSGASAGAISLAIMLRFLVNPKDKYRFLGYRSYQELKTALEQKLSKQFEGKLIELKMQYPEKYEQLLAAQTIQEFQDKVWSKEVDVDRFLGTGSFDKDLTENPSFMDRGIVDQLGVDLFQFQIPSAERLKNRILLGDRILFGCTLANLSHTLQKSKRTHFSDDKKPSLIQALNDSSVDRIHSELRVFDLNFTPIKANEGRYYPLRWVQYHEGADLILEQKDNKGTRYQKEVKNLANNDVWREITATAIASAAVPFAFEPVVLNRYNYEFGPEWADELKHKTSYPFTYVDGGLFNNEPVKEAMRLASYIDTTNENKNFERQLIFVDPDVTELENQFKIHAHEKLSIGRSIFSSKTKVSTKPTVLRLFSGMTHILGAILNEAQSIEVGKISAILDQFEHRKQMRQFYRATIKGIPSDQQIVSMRNFAMAELSKVRSKLNLPDNTLQIQHEFLRIIKEEHDFLDNYIPLEDERFLVDEINKFVYLPTPSELEHIGYWVFILSCLTLDIAMNLVGKTSHTKLIPIAPFNFYEKGEGFRLMPLPGKGMAGFTGFASVEASSYEVAYGKYCAKRILQELNLIADKQQQLPCPPRFDYSQFDHLLKNNVRTSIVKRVKEMVPSGFSTLMPFLGGYLNESVQNFVNSNLHGNAHTSSFEFRIRISSDLYVLKGFSPNGTTANKKSLQATAIHGDYYLITKLFYDFEEEQWKGTHTNFMQSVYIDQSKFFEDIAVLSIELPAMSLNSDAYLSPNPIFVADVRAGLNTPGYKELSAKNWELISDISPLDQHLWGKDKWLD from the coding sequence ATGGCAAAAATATTACGATTAGGATTTATAATGGGGGGCGGAGTATCGCTTGGCACCTTTTCTGGAGCAGCACTTTCCGAAGCCATTAAGCAACAAATTGTGTATGGTCAATATGACACAGGAAAAAAAGACGCAAACAATCAACCTATCTATGCACCTTATGAAAAGGTAGAGATTGATGTTTTTAGTGGGGCTAGTGCAGGGGCGATTTCCTTAGCGATTATGCTGCGTTTTTTGGTCAATCCAAAAGACAAATACCGTTTTTTGGGGTATCGTTCGTATCAAGAGTTGAAAACAGCCTTGGAACAAAAACTATCAAAACAATTTGAGGGGAAGCTGATTGAACTAAAAATGCAATATCCTGAGAAATATGAGCAACTACTGGCCGCACAGACTATTCAGGAGTTCCAAGATAAGGTTTGGTCTAAAGAGGTCGATGTAGATCGTTTTTTGGGAACGGGATCTTTTGATAAAGATCTAACCGAAAATCCGAGTTTCATGGATAGAGGCATTGTAGATCAATTGGGGGTTGATTTATTTCAATTTCAAATTCCAAGTGCTGAACGATTAAAAAATCGCATCTTATTAGGAGATAGAATTTTGTTTGGCTGTACGTTGGCCAATCTAAGCCATACCCTCCAAAAATCTAAACGAACGCATTTTAGCGACGATAAAAAACCTTCATTGATACAAGCACTTAATGACAGCTCTGTAGATAGAATACATAGCGAACTGAGAGTTTTTGATCTTAATTTTACGCCCATCAAGGCCAATGAAGGCCGTTATTATCCCCTTCGTTGGGTACAATATCACGAAGGAGCGGATCTTATATTGGAACAAAAAGACAACAAAGGTACTCGCTATCAAAAAGAAGTGAAAAATTTAGCTAACAATGATGTTTGGCGAGAAATTACAGCTACAGCAATTGCTTCTGCTGCGGTTCCTTTTGCCTTTGAACCTGTTGTATTAAATCGTTATAACTACGAATTTGGTCCCGAATGGGCCGATGAACTCAAACATAAAACAAGCTATCCTTTTACCTACGTAGATGGCGGCTTATTTAATAATGAACCCGTCAAAGAAGCTATGCGCTTGGCCTCTTATATTGATACCACGAATGAAAATAAAAATTTTGAACGGCAACTCATTTTTGTTGATCCTGATGTAACAGAGCTAGAAAATCAATTTAAGATTCATGCACATGAGAAACTAAGTATTGGGCGATCTATTTTTTCTAGCAAAACAAAAGTCTCGACCAAACCAACCGTTTTGCGTTTGTTTAGTGGTATGACGCATATTTTGGGCGCAATTCTCAATGAGGCTCAAAGCATAGAAGTTGGGAAAATATCTGCCATACTCGATCAATTTGAGCATCGCAAACAAATGCGTCAATTTTATCGTGCGACGATCAAAGGCATCCCCTCCGATCAGCAAATTGTCAGCATGCGAAATTTTGCGATGGCAGAACTAAGTAAGGTTCGCTCTAAGCTTAATTTGCCAGATAATACCTTGCAGATACAACATGAATTTTTGCGTATTATTAAAGAGGAGCATGATTTTTTAGACAATTATATCCCACTGGAAGATGAGCGTTTCTTGGTAGATGAAATCAATAAATTTGTCTATTTACCAACGCCTTCGGAATTAGAACATATTGGGTATTGGGTATTTATTTTGTCTTGTTTGACCTTAGATATTGCTATGAATTTGGTAGGAAAAACATCGCATACCAAATTAATTCCAATTGCTCCGTTTAACTTTTATGAAAAAGGTGAAGGCTTTCGCCTAATGCCACTTCCAGGAAAAGGAATGGCTGGTTTTACAGGCTTTGCTTCTGTAGAAGCAAGTAGTTATGAAGTCGCTTATGGAAAATATTGCGCAAAGCGCATTTTGCAAGAATTGAATTTAATTGCCGATAAACAACAACAACTCCCCTGCCCTCCTCGCTTTGATTACAGCCAATTTGATCACCTGCTCAAAAATAATGTTCGGACTTCGATTGTTAAACGGGTAAAAGAAATGGTTCCTAGTGGTTTTTCTACGCTTATGCCCTTTCTGGGTGGCTATTTGAATGAATCTGTTCAAAACTTTGTCAATAGCAACCTACATGGCAATGCCCATACAAGTAGTTTTGAATTTAGAATTCGTATTTCGAGTGATCTTTATGTGCTCAAAGGCTTCTCTCCTAACGGAACAACAGCCAACAAAAAAAGCTTGCAAGCAACCGCTATTCACGGTGATTATTATCTAATTACTAAGTTGTTTTATGATTTTGAAGAGGAACAATGGAAAGGTACTCATACTAATTTTATGCAAAGTGTTTACATTGACCAATCTAAGTTTTTTGAGGACATTGCTGTATTGAGCATAGAATTACCTGCCATGTCACTCAATAGTGATGCTTATTTGTCTCCGAATCCTATTTTTGTAGCAGATGTTCGAGCAGGATTAAATACTCCTGGCTATAAGGAGTTGTCGGCTAAAAATTGGGAGCTTATTTCGGATATTTCACCTCTTGATCAGCATCTTTGGGGCAAAGATAAATGGCTAGACTAG
- a CDS encoding SMP-30/gluconolactonase/LRE family protein, whose protein sequence is MKVIFFAKTTFTILTFGFFANLLVQACSLKPLAWTPPNKPAFKGAIAKNELLSTTTWIDLEGWYGPEDIAVDKKGNLYCGVHPKRTNFESGRILKIDTQGIISTFCNTGAWVTGLHFDQNENLIACDQKRGLIRIDPEGNIQVLANKDEKGRPILMPNDVDIASDGMIYFSNTSSQLRFSRRNARKILLEVKPDGGLYRYNPTTLKVETLIDSSFFGNGVAVSKNDDFVLMVDLAKYRILRYWLKGEKKGKIDQFIDNLPGLPNGISRRKDGSFWLGFTTQRSDVLDDLQPKIGMKKFVYGIPLWLQPKQEAFGMIMHLSETGEILQTLYDTTGQRVSEASSIEEHNGILYLGGDLTDHIGKYQFD, encoded by the coding sequence ATGAAAGTTATTTTTTTTGCCAAAACAACATTTACAATCCTTACATTTGGCTTTTTTGCCAACCTACTAGTGCAAGCTTGTAGCCTGAAACCACTGGCATGGACTCCGCCCAACAAACCTGCTTTTAAGGGAGCAATTGCCAAAAATGAATTATTAAGTACCACCACTTGGATTGACCTAGAAGGCTGGTATGGTCCAGAAGATATTGCTGTTGACAAAAAGGGCAATTTATATTGTGGCGTACACCCTAAACGGACCAATTTTGAAAGTGGTAGAATTTTAAAAATTGATACTCAAGGTATTATTTCTACTTTTTGCAATACAGGGGCTTGGGTTACAGGCTTACATTTTGACCAAAACGAAAATCTTATTGCCTGCGATCAAAAAAGAGGATTAATCCGTATTGATCCAGAAGGAAATATCCAAGTTCTTGCCAATAAAGACGAAAAGGGGCGCCCTATTTTGATGCCCAATGATGTAGACATTGCCTCTGATGGTATGATTTACTTTTCGAATACTTCTTCTCAACTGCGATTTAGTAGGCGCAATGCTCGAAAGATTCTATTGGAAGTAAAACCCGATGGTGGGCTTTATCGCTACAATCCTACAACCTTAAAGGTTGAAACCTTAATTGATAGTTCTTTTTTTGGCAATGGTGTTGCTGTTTCTAAAAACGATGATTTTGTACTCATGGTGGATCTAGCCAAATATCGAATTTTAAGATATTGGCTAAAAGGCGAGAAAAAAGGAAAAATTGACCAATTCATTGACAATCTACCAGGCTTACCCAATGGTATTTCGAGAAGAAAAGATGGCAGTTTTTGGCTGGGATTCACAACTCAAAGAAGCGATGTGCTAGATGATCTACAGCCCAAAATTGGAATGAAAAAATTTGTCTATGGTATCCCGCTTTGGTTACAACCCAAACAAGAAGCTTTTGGGATGATTATGCATTTAAGCGAAACAGGAGAAATACTCCAAACACTTTATGATACGACTGGTCAACGTGTTTCTGAGGCAAGTTCTATAGAAGAACACAATGGAATACTATACCTAGGTGGAGATTTGACAGATCACATTGGCAAGTATCAATTTGATTAA